In the genome of Flavobacterium panacagri, one region contains:
- a CDS encoding OmpH family outer membrane protein has protein sequence MRKQFLFIFLALIVANTSQAQGKTTRIGYIDMEYILENVSDYKEAKSQLEQKAQKWKQEVEAKKLNINTLKESLKTEKALLTKELIEERETEIKFQEQEMMDYQQKQFGADGNLMRQKAALAKPIQDQVFTAVQDIAEAKNYDFIFDKSSDLTMLFSNKRFDISDQVLRVLNRTEKREQLTKKQLKEQEAKENLENAIDENPAMAERQKALDERKAAREKLIQDRKLEQEAKKKEYDDRRNALAAEREAKKNGTVSETAKTTAPATEAAKTSTTTAKPAATGTEQTPTAEPTMTKAEERQLLYEQRKKELEEKRKKILEEREAAKKAKEAESQKTNTTNN, from the coding sequence ATGAGAAAACAATTTTTATTTATATTTTTAGCCTTGATTGTAGCAAATACAAGTCAGGCACAAGGTAAGACGACTAGAATTGGCTACATCGACATGGAATATATTTTAGAAAATGTTTCCGATTATAAAGAAGCTAAATCACAATTAGAGCAGAAAGCTCAAAAGTGGAAACAAGAAGTTGAGGCTAAAAAATTAAATATAAATACATTAAAGGAAAGTTTAAAGACTGAAAAAGCTCTACTTACCAAAGAATTAATAGAAGAAAGAGAAACAGAAATTAAGTTTCAAGAACAAGAAATGATGGATTATCAGCAGAAACAATTTGGTGCTGATGGTAATTTGATGAGACAAAAAGCGGCTTTAGCAAAGCCAATTCAGGATCAGGTTTTTACAGCAGTACAAGATATTGCAGAAGCTAAAAATTATGATTTTATTTTTGACAAATCATCAGATCTAACAATGCTTTTCAGCAACAAAAGATTTGACATCAGCGATCAGGTTTTAAGAGTTTTAAATCGTACAGAAAAACGTGAACAACTGACGAAAAAACAATTAAAAGAACAAGAAGCAAAAGAAAATCTAGAAAATGCAATAGACGAAAATCCAGCAATGGCAGAGCGTCAAAAAGCACTTGATGAAAGAAAGGCGGCTAGGGAAAAACTAATTCAAGATCGAAAATTAGAACAGGAAGCTAAGAAAAAAGAATACGACGACAGACGTAACGCTTTAGCGGCAGAAAGAGAAGCTAAAAAAAATGGCACGGTTTCTGAAACAGCTAAAACAACTGCTCCAGCAACAGAGGCTGCAAAAACCAGTACAACAACTGCTAAACCAGCTGCTACTGGAACAGAACAAACGCCAACTGCTGAGCCAACAATGACAAAAGCTGAAGAAAGACAATTGCTTTATGAACAGCGTAAAAAAGAATTAGAAGAAAAGAGGAAGAAAATCTTAGAAGAGAGAGAAGCGGCTAAAAAAGCAAAAGAAGCCGAATCACAAAAAACAAATACGACCAATAATTAA
- a CDS encoding BamA/OMP85 family outer membrane protein, with translation MRLLLVIKKENVDLERPVNKLNNFLVLQKKIQIVLTLLMLGSFSQIKAQERVPFDQGKKYILAKVSVVGKISFNEQTVVTFSGLQKGQEITVPGEEISSAIKKLGKLGLFDEIAFYVNKVENDSIYLDLDIIELPKLNEVKFVGVKKGKVEGLIKDNNLTKNKIVNENLITTTKNYIENKYKKDGFYTTKVTITTTPDTTAGNHVNMLVRVDKGDKVKISSIDFIGNKQLTSTQLRGAMKDTKQKNFIRVFKASKFIPEKYKTDLEKVIAAYKEKGYRDARIIYDSVKYNKQKNMLAIKINVEEGNKYYFGNIKFLGNTVYSDQLLSRYLGIKKGETYNGVLLEKRIADKSKPDAEDITNLYQNNGYLFSNINAVEVKTVNDTIDFEIRVTEGPIAYFNKITVVGNDKTNDHVIYRELRTKPGEKYSKEQLVRTIREIGQLGFFDPEAIDPKFKNVDAGAGTVDIEYNVVEKGSSQVELQGGYGGGGFIGTLGLSFNNFSARKLFDKEAYKPLPMGDGQKVALRLQGSTYFQTYSLSFSEPWFGGKKPVQFSSSISYSKQFLNNYITRTVDRSRSFNIFTVQVGLAKRLTVPDDYFVLSQSVSYQHYDLNNYNTGLFTFGNGASRNLAYTIGLSRSNKGVNPIFPTYGSEFSISAKVTPPYSLFNGIDYGDLKNEKEYKTQYTGASGSGVDGKPLNTGDYVKTETVNGQTGYVSVGSDYGSADTDIGKVDQKKYNWLEYYKVKFKGDWYTKVYGKLVLRTLTEFGFLGAYNQERGVIPFERFYLGGDGMANYSMDGRETIQLRGYPNNSLTPVNSNGDPIGATIYNKFSMELRYPITLKASASIYALTFLEAGSSYPTFKDYNPFDLNRSAGAGLRVFMPAFGLLGIDFGYGFDALPGQTKANGWETHFIIGQQF, from the coding sequence ATGAGGCTATTATTAGTTATCAAAAAAGAGAACGTAGATTTGGAAAGACCAGTGAACAAATTAAATAATTTTTTAGTGTTGCAAAAAAAAATACAAATAGTCCTTACCCTTTTAATGCTGGGTAGTTTTTCACAAATTAAAGCACAAGAAAGAGTTCCTTTTGATCAAGGGAAAAAATATATCCTAGCCAAAGTTTCCGTAGTTGGTAAAATAAGCTTCAATGAGCAAACTGTTGTAACCTTTTCTGGTCTTCAAAAAGGTCAGGAAATTACTGTTCCGGGAGAAGAAATTAGTAGTGCAATTAAAAAATTAGGTAAACTTGGTTTATTCGATGAAATTGCTTTCTATGTAAATAAAGTAGAAAATGACAGCATCTATCTAGATTTAGATATCATTGAACTTCCAAAACTAAACGAAGTAAAATTCGTCGGAGTTAAAAAAGGTAAAGTTGAAGGCCTAATTAAAGATAACAACTTGACTAAAAACAAAATAGTCAATGAAAACTTAATTACAACAACTAAAAACTATATTGAAAATAAATACAAAAAGGACGGTTTTTATACTACAAAAGTTACTATTACCACTACTCCCGACACCACTGCTGGAAATCATGTAAATATGCTTGTTCGAGTTGATAAGGGAGATAAAGTAAAAATCAGCAGTATCGATTTCATAGGAAACAAACAACTCACCAGCACTCAATTACGTGGTGCGATGAAAGATACTAAACAGAAAAACTTCATCCGCGTATTTAAAGCTTCTAAGTTTATTCCTGAAAAGTATAAAACCGATTTAGAAAAAGTAATTGCAGCCTATAAAGAAAAAGGATATCGCGATGCTCGTATTATTTATGATTCTGTGAAATATAACAAGCAGAAAAATATGCTTGCTATTAAAATTAATGTAGAAGAAGGGAATAAATATTACTTTGGTAATATTAAATTCTTAGGTAATACCGTTTATTCAGATCAACTTTTAAGCCGTTATTTAGGTATCAAAAAAGGAGAAACTTACAACGGTGTTTTATTAGAAAAAAGAATTGCTGACAAGTCAAAACCTGATGCAGAAGACATTACCAACTTATACCAAAACAATGGTTATTTATTCTCAAACATCAATGCTGTAGAGGTAAAAACGGTAAATGATACTATCGATTTTGAGATTAGAGTTACCGAAGGACCAATTGCTTATTTCAACAAAATCACTGTTGTTGGAAATGACAAAACAAATGACCACGTTATCTATCGTGAGTTAAGAACTAAACCAGGTGAAAAATACAGTAAAGAACAATTGGTAAGAACAATTCGTGAGATTGGACAATTAGGATTTTTTGATCCTGAGGCAATCGATCCTAAATTCAAAAATGTAGATGCTGGAGCAGGAACTGTTGATATCGAATATAATGTTGTAGAAAAAGGATCCAGCCAGGTCGAGCTTCAAGGAGGTTACGGTGGTGGAGGTTTCATTGGAACATTAGGTCTTTCGTTTAACAACTTCTCAGCTCGAAAATTATTTGACAAAGAAGCCTACAAACCTTTACCAATGGGAGACGGACAAAAAGTAGCCTTACGTTTACAAGGAAGTACTTATTTCCAAACCTATAGTTTATCATTCTCCGAGCCTTGGTTTGGAGGAAAGAAACCAGTACAATTTAGTTCTTCTATTTCGTACAGTAAGCAATTTCTTAACAATTATATCACTAGAACTGTTGATAGAAGCAGAAGTTTTAATATTTTTACAGTCCAAGTTGGTTTAGCAAAAAGATTAACTGTTCCAGATGATTACTTTGTACTATCACAATCTGTAAGTTATCAGCATTATGATTTGAACAATTACAACACTGGATTATTTACCTTTGGTAATGGTGCATCAAGAAACTTGGCGTATACAATCGGACTTTCAAGAAGCAATAAAGGGGTGAATCCAATATTCCCAACTTATGGTTCTGAGTTCAGTATTTCGGCTAAAGTAACACCACCTTATTCTTTGTTTAATGGAATTGATTACGGTGATTTGAAAAATGAAAAAGAATATAAAACACAATATACAGGGGCATCTGGGAGTGGTGTAGACGGAAAACCACTTAACACTGGTGATTATGTTAAAACAGAAACCGTAAATGGGCAGACTGGTTACGTAAGTGTTGGATCTGACTACGGAAGTGCTGATACCGATATAGGAAAAGTCGATCAAAAGAAATACAACTGGTTAGAATATTATAAAGTTAAATTTAAAGGAGACTGGTATACTAAAGTCTATGGAAAACTAGTATTAAGAACCCTTACAGAATTTGGTTTCTTAGGAGCTTATAATCAAGAAAGAGGTGTAATTCCGTTTGAGCGTTTTTACTTAGGAGGAGATGGTATGGCAAACTACTCAATGGATGGTAGAGAAACTATTCAGTTGAGAGGTTATCCTAACAACTCTTTAACTCCAGTAAATTCGAATGGTGATCCAATTGGAGCAACTATTTATAATAAATTCTCTATGGAATTACGTTATCCAATTACATTAAAAGCATCTGCTTCTATTTATGCTTTAACATTCTTAGAAGCGGGATCTTCTTATCCAACGTTCAAAGATTACAATCCATTTGATTTGAATCGTTCTGCGGGTGCTGGTTTACGTGTATTCATGCCTGCATTTGGATTGTTAGGTATTGACTTTGGTTACGGATTTGATGCGCTTCCTGGACAAACAAAAGCTAACGGATGGGAAACTCACTTTATTATTGGACAACAATTTTAG
- a CDS encoding isoprenyl transferase: MNLIESIDHTNLPKHLAIIMDGNGRWAKQQGFLRAFGHENGTKSVKEIIKTSAKLGIEYLTLYAFSTENWNRPKLEVQALMKILINSLKKELVTLQENNIRLNAIGNLDKLPKTAQKELLDVMEKTKNNSRLTLTLALSYGSREELVNAVKAISDKVKNNIISIDTIDDSIINEHLYTQNLPDVDLLIRTSGEHRISNFLLWQIAYAELYFTNVLWPDFKDQDLYEAIISYQKRERRFGKTSEQIK, encoded by the coding sequence ATGAATTTAATAGAATCAATAGATCACACAAACTTACCAAAACACCTTGCCATTATTATGGACGGTAACGGACGCTGGGCAAAACAACAAGGTTTTCTGCGTGCGTTTGGACATGAAAATGGAACAAAATCTGTAAAAGAAATCATCAAAACTTCAGCTAAGCTGGGAATTGAGTATTTAACCTTATATGCTTTCTCTACAGAAAACTGGAACAGACCAAAACTTGAAGTTCAGGCTTTGATGAAAATATTGATCAATTCATTAAAAAAAGAACTCGTTACGCTTCAAGAAAACAATATCCGACTGAATGCAATTGGAAATCTTGACAAATTGCCAAAAACAGCCCAAAAAGAGCTTTTGGATGTTATGGAAAAAACTAAAAATAATTCCCGATTAACCCTAACTCTTGCTTTAAGCTATGGATCTAGAGAAGAGCTGGTAAATGCCGTAAAGGCAATTAGTGATAAAGTTAAAAATAATATAATTTCAATCGACACTATTGACGATTCAATTATAAATGAGCATCTTTACACGCAAAATTTACCAGACGTAGATTTATTAATACGAACCAGTGGAGAACATAGAATAAGTAATTTTTTGCTGTGGCAGATCGCTTATGCAGAATTATATTTTACTAATGTCTTATGGCCAGACTTTAAAGACCAAGATTTATATGAGGCTATTATTAGTTATCAAAAAAGAGAACGTAGATTTGGAAAGACCAGTGAACAAATTAAATAA
- a CDS encoding DUF6089 family protein — MKKIFNLLLCFFPFITLNAQINEIGVFLGGSNFVGDVGKTTYIAPEKLAFGILYKWNRSPRHSWRFSYTQSEVTGNDFKSDETGRNQRGYRFDNNIKELSAGLEFNFFDFNLHDYHTKITPYVYSGLNFFIFDNLYRYTTSPNVIYSENSSSLAIPFILGIKSNITPRFVLGLEAGVRYTFTDNIDGSKPNTSSSNILKFGNLNNNDWYVFSGVTLTYTFGKKPCYCAE, encoded by the coding sequence ATGAAGAAAATTTTTAATTTATTGTTATGTTTTTTCCCCTTTATTACACTAAACGCTCAGATCAATGAGATTGGTGTTTTTCTTGGCGGAAGCAACTTTGTAGGTGATGTTGGTAAAACGACTTATATCGCCCCAGAAAAACTAGCTTTTGGCATTCTCTACAAATGGAACAGAAGTCCAAGACATTCTTGGCGTTTCTCCTATACACAATCAGAAGTTACTGGAAATGATTTCAAATCGGATGAAACAGGAAGAAATCAAAGAGGTTATCGTTTTGACAATAACATTAAAGAACTTTCTGCAGGATTAGAATTCAATTTTTTTGATTTCAATCTGCACGATTATCACACAAAAATTACCCCGTATGTATATTCAGGTTTAAATTTCTTTATCTTCGACAACTTATATAGATATACTACAAGCCCAAACGTAATTTATTCTGAAAATTCAAGCTCTCTTGCTATACCTTTTATATTAGGTATAAAATCGAACATAACGCCACGTTTTGTTTTAGGACTTGAAGCAGGAGTTCGCTATACTTTTACAGACAATATTGACGGAAGTAAACCTAACACAAGTAGTTCAAACATTTTAAAGTTTGGAAATTTAAATAATAATGACTGGTATGTTTTTTCAGGTGTAACCTTAACGTATACCTTTGGAAAAAAACCTTGCTATTGCGCAGAATAA
- a CDS encoding NAD kinase yields the protein MKIAIYGQYYQNSTEPIIKDIFMFFNSNNVEMVIEENFLKMLYEKQLVKKEYKTFSPSTALDNSFEMLISIGGDGTILRAAAFVRNSGVPLLGINAGRLGFLAKVQKENIDILLQYVIDQNYTTSERTLLGLTSEPQNEAFEELNFAMNEVTVSRKDTTSMITVETYLNNEYLNSYWADGLIISTPTGSTGYSLSCGGPILTPDVKSLVITPIAPHNLTARPLVIPDDTEITLRVTGREDQYLVSLDSRISSVKNESILKIKKTDYKIKMVEIPGETFLKTLRNKLLWGEDKRN from the coding sequence ATGAAAATAGCCATTTACGGACAATATTATCAAAATAGCACAGAACCCATTATAAAAGACATTTTTATGTTCTTCAATTCCAACAATGTTGAAATGGTGATTGAGGAAAATTTCCTAAAAATGCTTTACGAAAAACAGCTTGTTAAAAAAGAATATAAAACCTTTTCTCCAAGTACTGCTTTAGATAATAGTTTTGAAATGCTGATTAGCATTGGTGGCGACGGTACTATTTTGAGAGCAGCAGCTTTTGTTCGTAATTCTGGCGTTCCTTTATTAGGTATTAATGCTGGAAGACTGGGTTTTCTTGCCAAAGTGCAAAAAGAGAATATCGACATCCTATTGCAATATGTTATAGATCAAAATTACACCACTTCTGAACGTACCTTATTAGGATTAACTTCTGAACCCCAAAATGAAGCTTTTGAAGAACTTAATTTTGCAATGAATGAAGTTACCGTAAGTAGAAAAGACACTACTTCGATGATTACAGTGGAGACTTATTTAAACAATGAATATTTAAACTCATACTGGGCAGACGGACTAATCATCTCTACTCCAACCGGCTCTACAGGATATTCCTTAAGCTGTGGCGGACCAATATTAACTCCAGATGTAAAAAGCTTAGTAATCACACCTATTGCCCCACATAATTTAACAGCCAGACCACTTGTAATTCCTGATGATACTGAGATTACCTTACGAGTTACAGGAAGAGAAGACCAATATTTAGTTTCATTAGACTCCAGAATCTCTTCAGTTAAAAATGAATCAATTCTAAAAATAAAAAAAACAGATTATAAAATTAAAATGGTCGAAATCCCAGGTGAAACTTTCTTGAAAACCTTAAGAAACAAATTGCTCTGGGGAGAAGACAAAAGAAATTAA
- a CDS encoding CBS domain-containing protein: MTEITNYITNDFRAIDSQETIASIQDFFIDVNFSHFPILEDGIFIGSISSEDVETFDTDKKAIDYKYTLERFFARKSMIWLDVLEVFAKNHTNILPILDENNTYIGYYEMEDIMKFFQETPFLKEPGAIIIVQKGLLDYSMSEVTQIVESNNGKVLGCFVSEADLENVQITVKIGLGAINEIIQTYRRYGYEIISEHQEDTYINSLKERSDYLDKYLNI, from the coding sequence ATGACAGAAATTACAAACTATATCACCAACGATTTCAGAGCGATTGATAGTCAGGAAACGATAGCCTCGATTCAGGACTTTTTTATCGATGTAAATTTTTCTCATTTCCCAATTTTAGAAGATGGGATTTTTATCGGAAGTATTTCTTCTGAAGATGTAGAAACATTTGACACCGATAAAAAAGCGATTGACTACAAATATACTTTAGAACGTTTTTTTGCCAGAAAATCGATGATCTGGCTTGACGTTTTAGAAGTTTTTGCAAAAAACCACACCAATATACTTCCGATTCTTGACGAAAACAACACCTATATTGGCTATTATGAAATGGAAGATATCATGAAATTTTTTCAGGAAACGCCATTTTTAAAAGAACCTGGGGCTATTATTATCGTTCAAAAAGGCCTTTTAGATTATTCTATGAGCGAGGTAACACAGATTGTAGAAAGCAATAATGGCAAAGTTTTAGGCTGCTTTGTTTCTGAAGCCGATCTTGAGAATGTTCAAATTACAGTAAAAATTGGTCTAGGCGCAATCAATGAAATTATTCAAACCTATAGAAGATATGGTTACGAAATTATTTCAGAACATCAGGAAGACACCTATATTAATAGTTTAAAAGAACGCTCAGATTATTTAGACAAATATCTTAATATATAA
- a CDS encoding pyridoxine 5'-phosphate synthase: MTKLSVNINKIATLRNARGGNVPDLLKVAVDIQRFGGQGITIHPRPDERHIRYQDARDLKAIITTEYNIEGNPQHNFIDLVLECKPDQVTLVPDAIGAITSSAGWDTIKNQEYLAEVIQEFQRNGIRTSIFVDPVLEMIEGAKKTGTDRIELYTEAFAHQYDLGNKNGIDPYVKAAVLANELGLGINAGHDLSLENIQFFKQNIPGLLEVSIGHALISEALYLGLDNVVNMYLNKLK, encoded by the coding sequence ATGACAAAGTTAAGTGTAAATATCAATAAAATTGCAACGCTTCGAAATGCAAGAGGCGGAAATGTACCTGATTTATTAAAAGTTGCTGTAGATATTCAGCGTTTTGGAGGACAGGGAATTACAATTCATCCGCGTCCAGATGAGCGTCATATCCGCTATCAGGATGCACGAGATTTGAAAGCAATTATTACAACAGAATATAATATTGAAGGGAATCCGCAACATAATTTTATCGATTTGGTTTTAGAATGTAAGCCGGATCAGGTGACATTGGTTCCAGATGCAATTGGTGCAATTACTTCTTCAGCTGGTTGGGATACCATTAAAAATCAGGAATATTTGGCAGAAGTAATTCAGGAGTTCCAAAGAAACGGAATCAGAACTTCCATTTTTGTTGATCCAGTTTTAGAAATGATCGAAGGTGCAAAAAAAACAGGAACAGACAGAATTGAATTGTACACAGAAGCTTTTGCACACCAATATGATTTAGGAAACAAAAACGGAATCGATCCTTATGTAAAAGCGGCCGTATTAGCAAATGAATTAGGTTTAGGAATCAATGCAGGACATGATTTGAGTCTAGAAAACATTCAATTTTTCAAACAAAATATTCCTGGATTATTGGAAGTTTCAATTGGACACGCCTTGATTTCAGAAGCACTTTATCTTGGATTGGATAATGTGGTAAATATGTATTTGAATAAATTGAAATAA
- a CDS encoding TonB-dependent receptor plug domain-containing protein — translation MSKSAILFFLFCFSNIFAQPDVRITGTIISSDNQKLAGVNVSLEINKKQFYAVADSLGRFSEIISSGNLIIRVNHLDFLPKTIYCNVIKDTVISILLEKNVAQLKEVIVPNDKKSGIKTLSAGKLSLNLKELNAVPTVLGTTDVIKLLQLMPGVQNSGDANGYLYVRGGDPGHNAILYDEAPIYGMSHLLGIFPFYNTDHIKDVEFDKSSSNPKYGGRLSATTLLNTNKKIPSEFSLQGNAGILASQLTLSVPLTDKTGLYVSGRKTYIDEVMGPLLKSGSNNDVQNMKYGFSDANFTFLSQISKKNLFSLNAFVSGDELKIKDGNLALKTNLKWSNFTVSPSLNTIFSPKVSMSNSFYFSQYSNELNMEQATIEFGVSSYVKDFGFTNAVKFSIKNIPFESGVQYVYHDLQPQKVNVENLTTVDNYSQRTISANEAAVFVSANPKLFEKVTADLGLRMNYYTSGSDSYLHFQPRMVLNYAANENYSFYASYNRQYQYLSLITTSSVGIPTDFWIASSDGIKPQSSNEFSIGSNQNITRNFSSSFGGFYRSMKNLLEYPYGITQFNEITTLKNDLYGGKGKAYGFEVMLKKSSGKFSGWLSYTLSWSDRNFDELNNGKTYFAKYDRRHNLSVVGMYDLNAKWNFGITQIFGSGNRFTMPTSWYFINNNPVKEYSGYNNAQMPNYIRTDLSANYYFVKTSKKESALNFSIYNTFNISNPIYVVLDVEVSENKDKVVVKQEEKVLYRILPSVSWRFKF, via the coding sequence GTGTCGAAATCTGCTATTCTCTTTTTTTTATTCTGTTTTTCTAACATTTTTGCCCAGCCAGATGTAAGGATAACAGGAACGATAATATCTTCTGATAACCAAAAGCTCGCTGGAGTAAATGTCTCTTTAGAGATTAATAAAAAACAGTTTTATGCAGTTGCTGATAGCTTAGGACGCTTCTCAGAGATTATTTCTTCGGGAAATTTGATAATCAGAGTTAATCATTTAGATTTTTTACCAAAAACAATTTACTGTAATGTCATAAAAGACACCGTAATTTCGATTCTTTTAGAAAAGAATGTCGCGCAATTAAAGGAAGTAATTGTTCCAAATGATAAAAAAAGTGGCATCAAAACTTTATCAGCAGGAAAGCTTTCTCTTAATTTGAAAGAATTAAATGCTGTGCCAACAGTTTTAGGAACTACAGATGTCATCAAATTACTGCAGCTGATGCCGGGAGTTCAAAATTCAGGAGATGCAAATGGGTATTTGTATGTTCGCGGAGGCGATCCTGGACATAATGCAATTCTGTATGATGAAGCACCTATTTATGGGATGTCTCACCTGTTGGGAATTTTTCCTTTTTACAATACAGATCATATTAAAGATGTAGAATTTGATAAATCGAGTTCCAATCCAAAATATGGAGGACGTTTAAGTGCTACTACACTTTTAAATACGAATAAAAAAATACCATCCGAGTTTTCACTTCAGGGGAATGCGGGTATTTTGGCTTCACAGTTAACTTTGTCGGTTCCGCTTACAGATAAAACGGGATTATATGTTTCTGGAAGAAAAACATATATTGATGAAGTTATGGGGCCGTTATTAAAATCAGGTTCGAACAACGACGTCCAAAATATGAAATATGGTTTTTCTGATGCCAATTTTACTTTTTTATCTCAGATTTCTAAGAAAAATTTATTTTCATTAAATGCCTTTGTAAGTGGAGACGAACTCAAAATAAAGGATGGGAATCTAGCATTGAAAACCAATTTAAAGTGGAGCAATTTTACTGTTTCTCCATCTTTAAATACTATCTTTTCTCCTAAAGTAAGTATGTCGAATTCTTTTTACTTTAGTCAATATTCAAATGAATTGAATATGGAGCAGGCAACAATTGAATTTGGAGTTTCTTCGTATGTGAAAGATTTTGGTTTTACAAATGCTGTCAAATTTTCGATTAAAAACATTCCCTTTGAGTCTGGAGTACAATACGTTTATCATGATTTACAGCCTCAAAAAGTCAATGTAGAAAATCTGACTACAGTCGATAATTATTCGCAAAGAACAATTTCTGCAAATGAAGCCGCAGTTTTTGTGAGTGCCAATCCTAAATTATTTGAAAAAGTTACAGCTGATTTAGGGCTCAGAATGAATTATTATACTTCGGGATCGGATTCTTATTTGCATTTTCAGCCTCGCATGGTTTTGAATTATGCTGCAAATGAAAACTACTCATTTTATGCTTCTTACAATAGACAGTATCAGTATTTAAGTTTAATCACGACTTCAAGCGTTGGTATTCCGACTGATTTTTGGATTGCTAGTTCTGATGGAATAAAACCGCAATCTTCTAATGAATTTTCTATAGGTTCAAACCAAAACATTACTAGGAATTTTTCGTCTTCTTTTGGAGGTTTTTATCGTTCGATGAAAAATCTGCTCGAATATCCGTATGGAATAACCCAATTCAATGAAATCACAACACTTAAAAATGATTTATATGGTGGAAAAGGAAAAGCTTACGGATTTGAAGTGATGCTGAAAAAAAGCAGCGGAAAATTTAGCGGTTGGCTGAGTTATACTTTAAGCTGGTCTGATCGCAATTTTGATGAACTCAACAACGGGAAAACTTATTTCGCAAAATATGATAGAAGACATAATCTTTCTGTAGTTGGAATGTACGATTTAAATGCAAAATGGAATTTTGGTATAACTCAAATATTTGGTTCTGGAAATCGATTCACAATGCCGACTTCTTGGTATTTCATCAATAATAATCCAGTAAAAGAATATTCAGGATATAATAATGCACAGATGCCAAATTATATTAGAACAGATCTTTCTGCAAATTACTATTTCGTGAAAACTTCGAAGAAAGAAAGTGCATTAAATTTTTCGATCTACAATACATTTAACATTTCAAATCCTATTTATGTGGTTTTAGATGTAGAAGTAAGCGAAAACAAGGACAAAGTTGTCGTAAAACAAGAAGAGAAAGTATTGTACAGAATTCTTCCTTCTGTAAGTTGGCGATTTAAATTTTAA
- a CDS encoding DUF4249 domain-containing protein, whose product MKKYLLFLFGLTIMSCSNDNFSEQKKLESKIVVEGWIEEGDFANVLLSSSIPVTDVIDSTNVLNHVIRSAKITVSDGVNSEVLRVKNDKNRIPPFVYFGSTLKGEAGKEYSIKIEYLDRVIEAVTLIPKSVPLKSAEYIKKNATDTTGYIFVKFDDPVNEKNYYQIATKIDGEEPIFVPSFYGNLDDKNFESPSVSVQINRGVLLFPKTKFTPYFADGDLIHVKLRTQTKEALDFWNSWQNEIVNSKNPIYPSNTSLKSNIKGGIGIWAGYGQSTIIVRTPPKK is encoded by the coding sequence ATGAAAAAGTATCTATTGTTTCTTTTCGGTTTAACTATAATGAGCTGTTCTAATGATAATTTTAGTGAGCAAAAAAAACTTGAGTCTAAAATAGTGGTCGAAGGCTGGATTGAAGAAGGTGATTTTGCGAATGTTTTATTGTCGAGCAGTATTCCGGTAACAGATGTTATTGATTCTACTAATGTTTTAAATCATGTAATTAGATCTGCGAAAATTACAGTTTCAGATGGTGTAAATTCAGAAGTTCTAAGAGTAAAAAATGATAAAAATAGAATTCCGCCTTTTGTGTATTTTGGATCAACACTAAAGGGAGAAGCAGGAAAGGAATATTCTATTAAAATTGAATATCTCGATCGCGTTATCGAAGCAGTAACTTTGATTCCGAAATCGGTGCCTTTAAAAAGTGCCGAATATATAAAGAAGAATGCAACCGATACAACGGGTTATATTTTTGTGAAATTCGACGATCCTGTAAATGAAAAAAACTATTATCAAATAGCTACAAAGATTGATGGAGAAGAACCGATTTTTGTTCCTTCATTTTATGGGAATTTAGACGATAAAAATTTCGAGAGTCCTTCCGTTTCTGTGCAGATAAATAGAGGTGTTTTATTGTTTCCCAAAACAAAATTCACGCCTTATTTCGCAGATGGAGATTTGATTCATGTAAAATTGAGAACCCAAACTAAAGAAGCACTAGATTTCTGGAACAGCTGGCAGAATGAAATTGTAAACAGCAAAAATCCGATTTATCCATCCAACACCAGTTTAAAATCAAATATAAAAGGAGGAATTGGTATTTGGGCAGGATATGGTCAGAGTACTATAATTGTGAGAACGCCGCCAAAAAAATAA